From Anolis carolinensis isolate JA03-04 unplaced genomic scaffold, rAnoCar3.1.pri scaffold_8, whole genome shotgun sequence, a single genomic window includes:
- the entpd4 gene encoding ectonucleoside triphosphate diphosphohydrolase 4 isoform X3, translated as MHRHLARVTDTEATDTSNPKLNYGIMVDCGSSGSRIFVYWWPRHNGNPHDLLDIKQMRDKNRQPVVMKIKPGISEFATSPEKVSDYIFPLLSFAAEHVPRAKHKETPLYILCTAGMRILPESQQKAILEDLLTDIPVHFDFLFSDSHAEVISGKQEGVYAWIGINFVLGRFEHTDDEDDALVEVHIPGSENKEAVVRKRTVGILDMGGVSTQIAYEVPKTVSFASSQQEEVAKNLLAEFNLGCDAHQTEHVYRVYVATFLGFGGNAARQRYADSIFTNTVFRNRLFGKQDGMTLDTPYLDPCLPLDAQDEIQHNGQTMYLRGTGDFHLCQDVIQPFLNKTNETHTSLNGIYQPPVHFENSEFYGFSEFYYCTEDVLRMGGDYNATKFTKAAQDYCATKWSVLRERFDRGLYASHADLHRLKYQCFKSAWMYEVFHSGFSFPLNYVNLKTALQVYDKEVQWTLGAILYRTRFLPLRDIQQENFRGSHSHWRSFSFVYNHYLFFACFFIVLLSILLYLLRLRRIHRRMLHSGSSPSLWIEEGLPSQKIPGAL; from the exons ATGCACAG gcATCTTGCTCGAGTAACAGACACAGAAGCGACAGATACCAGCAACCCCAAGCTAAACTATGGCATCATGGTCGACTGTGGGAGCAGTGGGTCTAGGATATTTGTGTATTGGTGGCCCAGACACAACGGCAATCCACATGATTTACTGGACATCAAACAAATGAGGGACAAAAACAGACAACCAGTGGTTATGAAAATTAAACCAG GCATTTCAGAATTTGCTACCTCTCCTGAGAAAGTCAGTGACTATATTTTCCCACTTTTGAGCTTTGCTGCAGAACATGTGCCCCGTGCAAAACACAAAGAAACACCTCTCTATATTCTTTGCACAGCAGGAATGAGAATCCTGCCGGAGAG CCAGCAGAAGGCAATCCTCGAAGACCTCCTTACCGATATTCCGGtgcattttgattttctcttttcGGACTCACATGCAGAAGTTATTTCTGGAAAACAGGAAG GAGTATATGCATGGATCGGCATCAACTTTGTTCTTGGGAGATTTGAGCATACAGACGATG AAGACGATGCTCTAGTGGAGGTGCATATCCCTGGCAGTGAGAATAAGGAAGCCGTTGTTCGAAAGAGGACTGTGGGTATACTTGACATGGGTGGTGTGTCAACTCAAATAGCCTATGAAGTCCCTAAAACTGTAAGCTTTGCCTCTTCACAGCAG GAGGAAGTGGCGAAAAACCTCCTGGCTGAGTTTAATTTGGGATGTGATGCCCACCAAACTGAACATGTGTACCGAGTCTATGTGGCCACCTTTCTCGGCTTTGGTGGGAATGCTGCCCGGCAGAGATATGCAGACAGCATATTTACCAATACAGTATTTAGAAACAG GCTCTTTGGCAAACAGGATGGCATGACTTTGGACACCCCCTATTTGGATCCTTGCCTGCCTCTAGACGCTCAGGATGAGATCCAGCATAATGGGCAGACAATGTACCTCCGAGGGACGGGAGACTTCCATCTCTGCCAGGATGTTATTCAGCCATTCCTGAACAAGACAAACGAAACACATACTTCCTTGAATGGCATCTATCAGCCCCCGGTGCACTTTGAGAACAGCGAGTTCTATGGGTTTTCTGAGTTCTATTACTGTACTGAGGATGTGTTAAGGATGGGAGGAGACTACAATGCCACTAAATTCACCAAAGCTGCACAG GATTACTGTGCAACAAAGTGGTCAGTTTTGAGGGAACGGTTTGATCGTGGTCTTTACGCATCACATGCAGATCTTCATCGCTTGAA GTATCAGTGCTTTAAGTCGGCCTGGATGTATGAGGTGTTTCACAGCGGCTTCTCTTTCCCCTTAAATTACGTAAACTTAAAAACCGCATTGCAGGTCTATGATAAAGAGGTGCAGTGGACGTTGGGGGCCATCCTCTATCGGACACGATTTCTGCCTTTGAG AGATATCCAGCAAGAGAACTTCCGGGGCAGTCACTCCCACTGGCGCAGCTTCTCCTTTGTTTACAACCATTACTTATTCTTTGCCTGCTTCTTCATCGTGCTGCTGTCCATCCTGCTATATCTGCTGCGCTTGCGGCGGATTCACCGACGAATGTTGCACAGTGGCTCATCTCCCTCCCTCTGGATCGAGGAAGGCCTCCCATCACAGAAGATCCCAGGGGCCTTATAA
- the entpd4 gene encoding ectonucleoside triphosphate diphosphohydrolase 4 isoform X1, with translation MGRISISCLFPASWHFSLSPVGCPRILNTTLRQIAVIGLLALAFFLLYYSVLKYSGHRDKRMHRHLARVTDTEATDTSNPKLNYGIMVDCGSSGSRIFVYWWPRHNGNPHDLLDIKQMRDKNRQPVVMKIKPGISEFATSPEKVSDYIFPLLSFAAEHVPRAKHKETPLYILCTAGMRILPESQQKAILEDLLTDIPVHFDFLFSDSHAEVISGKQEGVYAWIGINFVLGRFEHTDDEDDALVEVHIPGSENKEAVVRKRTVGILDMGGVSTQIAYEVPKTVSFASSQQEEVAKNLLAEFNLGCDAHQTEHVYRVYVATFLGFGGNAARQRYADSIFTNTVFRNRLFGKQDGMTLDTPYLDPCLPLDAQDEIQHNGQTMYLRGTGDFHLCQDVIQPFLNKTNETHTSLNGIYQPPVHFENSEFYGFSEFYYCTEDVLRMGGDYNATKFTKAAQDYCATKWSVLRERFDRGLYASHADLHRLKYQCFKSAWMYEVFHSGFSFPLNYVNLKTALQVYDKEVQWTLGAILYRTRFLPLRDIQQENFRGSHSHWRSFSFVYNHYLFFACFFIVLLSILLYLLRLRRIHRRMLHSGSSPSLWIEEGLPSQKIPGAL, from the exons ATGGGTAG GATCAGCATCTCGTGCctgtttcctgcttcctggcactTTAGTCTTTCCCCAGTTGGGTGTCCTCGGATACTGAACACCACGCTAAGGCAGATTGCAGTCATTGGGCTCCTGGCTCTTGCCTTTTTCTTGCTGTACTATTCTGTTTTAAAATATAGTGGCCACAGGGACAAAAGAATGCACAG gcATCTTGCTCGAGTAACAGACACAGAAGCGACAGATACCAGCAACCCCAAGCTAAACTATGGCATCATGGTCGACTGTGGGAGCAGTGGGTCTAGGATATTTGTGTATTGGTGGCCCAGACACAACGGCAATCCACATGATTTACTGGACATCAAACAAATGAGGGACAAAAACAGACAACCAGTGGTTATGAAAATTAAACCAG GCATTTCAGAATTTGCTACCTCTCCTGAGAAAGTCAGTGACTATATTTTCCCACTTTTGAGCTTTGCTGCAGAACATGTGCCCCGTGCAAAACACAAAGAAACACCTCTCTATATTCTTTGCACAGCAGGAATGAGAATCCTGCCGGAGAG CCAGCAGAAGGCAATCCTCGAAGACCTCCTTACCGATATTCCGGtgcattttgattttctcttttcGGACTCACATGCAGAAGTTATTTCTGGAAAACAGGAAG GAGTATATGCATGGATCGGCATCAACTTTGTTCTTGGGAGATTTGAGCATACAGACGATG AAGACGATGCTCTAGTGGAGGTGCATATCCCTGGCAGTGAGAATAAGGAAGCCGTTGTTCGAAAGAGGACTGTGGGTATACTTGACATGGGTGGTGTGTCAACTCAAATAGCCTATGAAGTCCCTAAAACTGTAAGCTTTGCCTCTTCACAGCAG GAGGAAGTGGCGAAAAACCTCCTGGCTGAGTTTAATTTGGGATGTGATGCCCACCAAACTGAACATGTGTACCGAGTCTATGTGGCCACCTTTCTCGGCTTTGGTGGGAATGCTGCCCGGCAGAGATATGCAGACAGCATATTTACCAATACAGTATTTAGAAACAG GCTCTTTGGCAAACAGGATGGCATGACTTTGGACACCCCCTATTTGGATCCTTGCCTGCCTCTAGACGCTCAGGATGAGATCCAGCATAATGGGCAGACAATGTACCTCCGAGGGACGGGAGACTTCCATCTCTGCCAGGATGTTATTCAGCCATTCCTGAACAAGACAAACGAAACACATACTTCCTTGAATGGCATCTATCAGCCCCCGGTGCACTTTGAGAACAGCGAGTTCTATGGGTTTTCTGAGTTCTATTACTGTACTGAGGATGTGTTAAGGATGGGAGGAGACTACAATGCCACTAAATTCACCAAAGCTGCACAG GATTACTGTGCAACAAAGTGGTCAGTTTTGAGGGAACGGTTTGATCGTGGTCTTTACGCATCACATGCAGATCTTCATCGCTTGAA GTATCAGTGCTTTAAGTCGGCCTGGATGTATGAGGTGTTTCACAGCGGCTTCTCTTTCCCCTTAAATTACGTAAACTTAAAAACCGCATTGCAGGTCTATGATAAAGAGGTGCAGTGGACGTTGGGGGCCATCCTCTATCGGACACGATTTCTGCCTTTGAG AGATATCCAGCAAGAGAACTTCCGGGGCAGTCACTCCCACTGGCGCAGCTTCTCCTTTGTTTACAACCATTACTTATTCTTTGCCTGCTTCTTCATCGTGCTGCTGTCCATCCTGCTATATCTGCTGCGCTTGCGGCGGATTCACCGACGAATGTTGCACAGTGGCTCATCTCCCTCCCTCTGGATCGAGGAAGGCCTCCCATCACAGAAGATCCCAGGGGCCTTATAA
- the entpd4 gene encoding ectonucleoside triphosphate diphosphohydrolase 4 isoform X2 has translation MGRISISCLFPASWHFSLSPVGCPRILNTTLRQIAVIGLLALAFFLLYYSVLKYSGHRDKRMHRHLARVTDTEATDTSNPKLNYGIMVDCGSSGSRIFVYWWPRHNGNPHDLLDIKQMRDKNRQPVVMKIKPGISEFATSPEKVSDYIFPLLSFAAEHVPRAKHKETPLYILCTAGMRILPESQQKAILEDLLTDIPVHFDFLFSDSHAEVISGKQEGVYAWIGINFVLGRFEHTDDEDDALVEVHIPGSENKEAVVRKRTVGILDMGGVSTQIAYEVPKTEEVAKNLLAEFNLGCDAHQTEHVYRVYVATFLGFGGNAARQRYADSIFTNTVFRNRLFGKQDGMTLDTPYLDPCLPLDAQDEIQHNGQTMYLRGTGDFHLCQDVIQPFLNKTNETHTSLNGIYQPPVHFENSEFYGFSEFYYCTEDVLRMGGDYNATKFTKAAQDYCATKWSVLRERFDRGLYASHADLHRLKYQCFKSAWMYEVFHSGFSFPLNYVNLKTALQVYDKEVQWTLGAILYRTRFLPLRDIQQENFRGSHSHWRSFSFVYNHYLFFACFFIVLLSILLYLLRLRRIHRRMLHSGSSPSLWIEEGLPSQKIPGAL, from the exons ATGGGTAG GATCAGCATCTCGTGCctgtttcctgcttcctggcactTTAGTCTTTCCCCAGTTGGGTGTCCTCGGATACTGAACACCACGCTAAGGCAGATTGCAGTCATTGGGCTCCTGGCTCTTGCCTTTTTCTTGCTGTACTATTCTGTTTTAAAATATAGTGGCCACAGGGACAAAAGAATGCACAG gcATCTTGCTCGAGTAACAGACACAGAAGCGACAGATACCAGCAACCCCAAGCTAAACTATGGCATCATGGTCGACTGTGGGAGCAGTGGGTCTAGGATATTTGTGTATTGGTGGCCCAGACACAACGGCAATCCACATGATTTACTGGACATCAAACAAATGAGGGACAAAAACAGACAACCAGTGGTTATGAAAATTAAACCAG GCATTTCAGAATTTGCTACCTCTCCTGAGAAAGTCAGTGACTATATTTTCCCACTTTTGAGCTTTGCTGCAGAACATGTGCCCCGTGCAAAACACAAAGAAACACCTCTCTATATTCTTTGCACAGCAGGAATGAGAATCCTGCCGGAGAG CCAGCAGAAGGCAATCCTCGAAGACCTCCTTACCGATATTCCGGtgcattttgattttctcttttcGGACTCACATGCAGAAGTTATTTCTGGAAAACAGGAAG GAGTATATGCATGGATCGGCATCAACTTTGTTCTTGGGAGATTTGAGCATACAGACGATG AAGACGATGCTCTAGTGGAGGTGCATATCCCTGGCAGTGAGAATAAGGAAGCCGTTGTTCGAAAGAGGACTGTGGGTATACTTGACATGGGTGGTGTGTCAACTCAAATAGCCTATGAAGTCCCTAAAACT GAGGAAGTGGCGAAAAACCTCCTGGCTGAGTTTAATTTGGGATGTGATGCCCACCAAACTGAACATGTGTACCGAGTCTATGTGGCCACCTTTCTCGGCTTTGGTGGGAATGCTGCCCGGCAGAGATATGCAGACAGCATATTTACCAATACAGTATTTAGAAACAG GCTCTTTGGCAAACAGGATGGCATGACTTTGGACACCCCCTATTTGGATCCTTGCCTGCCTCTAGACGCTCAGGATGAGATCCAGCATAATGGGCAGACAATGTACCTCCGAGGGACGGGAGACTTCCATCTCTGCCAGGATGTTATTCAGCCATTCCTGAACAAGACAAACGAAACACATACTTCCTTGAATGGCATCTATCAGCCCCCGGTGCACTTTGAGAACAGCGAGTTCTATGGGTTTTCTGAGTTCTATTACTGTACTGAGGATGTGTTAAGGATGGGAGGAGACTACAATGCCACTAAATTCACCAAAGCTGCACAG GATTACTGTGCAACAAAGTGGTCAGTTTTGAGGGAACGGTTTGATCGTGGTCTTTACGCATCACATGCAGATCTTCATCGCTTGAA GTATCAGTGCTTTAAGTCGGCCTGGATGTATGAGGTGTTTCACAGCGGCTTCTCTTTCCCCTTAAATTACGTAAACTTAAAAACCGCATTGCAGGTCTATGATAAAGAGGTGCAGTGGACGTTGGGGGCCATCCTCTATCGGACACGATTTCTGCCTTTGAG AGATATCCAGCAAGAGAACTTCCGGGGCAGTCACTCCCACTGGCGCAGCTTCTCCTTTGTTTACAACCATTACTTATTCTTTGCCTGCTTCTTCATCGTGCTGCTGTCCATCCTGCTATATCTGCTGCGCTTGCGGCGGATTCACCGACGAATGTTGCACAGTGGCTCATCTCCCTCCCTCTGGATCGAGGAAGGCCTCCCATCACAGAAGATCCCAGGGGCCTTATAA